The sequence below is a genomic window from Ipomoea triloba cultivar NCNSP0323 chromosome 2, ASM357664v1.
ataatcaaatattatgaTTCATGAATgatctttgaattaattatatGAGAAGTTATGAATTAGAGATATATTTATTGTAGTTCAAGTGGTAAGAAGTTTAGTTGACAGTGTTGAGAGCatcacaaatttatatatttttgtaaacaTTTACTTTAGACTCGCTTTCAACCAGTTTGATTGTTGTGAGTGACCGTGCACTCTTGTTCCTTAAaagatcaatcattattgcatggaccatgatccacacagttgcgtggaccaaaaataaaaaatacattatttttgtactggaggtacattatttttgtactgtaggtacattattttatggtacattatttttgtactgaaggtacattatttgatatatactatcaaataatgtacctacagtacaaaaataatgtaccttcagtacaaaaataatgtattttttatttttggtccacacagctgtgtgtaccatggtccatgcaataatttgccttaaaaGATGTCGTGAATTCGAACTCTCTcttgtatgaaaaaattaatatggcCAACACTTTGCAATTTAATTGGGCCAGCCTAGTACGAACGGGACTAGTCTGAGTACGATATGGACTTAAAGGTACTTCCTATACATAGAGTATGATCAGGACGCCTCGTCGTCTAACCCCCAAATATTGTTTTAGATATTGCACACAGAGAACACAGAGAACtcactgcgcacaaggagcccctCTCACTGCCGCTGGTAAGACTCGATCTCTTGTCTCTTCTCTCAAATTTCATCCATGTGATCAGTTGAGCTGCCTAGCCaacataattacaattttttgcATACCTAATTCTCTCATTCCAACCAAATGCCTTGTAAGTttcttgataatttttttttttttttttttttttggagaactagagagaaaatatttttaaaacatgtaAATGTTTACTTTTGAAAGTCTCCATCTATCATAAGTTATTGCTAAATAGATAAGAGTTCTAGTATATgtactcccaaattctacttCCCAACTTTTACTTACTGACATGGTAGAGAATATGAGTTATTTTCGTCATGTGAGTCCCAAGAATAATATCTAAATCAAGAATTTGAGAGTGCGTAGAATTTGATTTAGACACTTTTCTTTAGACcaatatgatgaaaataatcaaTTCTTGTTTACCACATTAGGGAGTATGTAGAACTCCTTTTGTATTTCTCATCCAATCTCTTACTTATGACATGTCATTATCTATTGGTATCTAAATTTCtttcttaattagttgttgGGTTAGTCAAATTCATATCTTGAAAGAAAGAGTGGAGGGAAATTCATGAGGTGAGTAAAGCATTTTCCATAGAGAATATACTCAACAATggtcaaatttaataattttattattattatttttggctTTTAAACTATCATCTTATCTTAATGAATATACATAAAATACTGTAATGACCGACACCCAATCCCATAACTTTAAATATGATGGCACTCACCGACAGTTTATCCCAACacgaaaataatgaaatcattAATGTCATTTGCCTTCCCTCTCAATAGGCTTTAAGTGTGAGCAACTTTTGATATAGTTAAagtagattttaaaaataaataacaaaatgtcttcaaaaaataaataacaaaaagttGCAGCAAAAGAGTGCTCAAGTGGCTAAGTGAACACGAAATAAGTGCCGTAAGTAAATGTTTAACATCTATGTTTAATTGAGTtatcataatttatattctcTCAAATACTCTGTCAGGTCGGAGTGTAGGAATCCTTGGGGCAGGGGATTCAAACTTttgaaaagaaatagaaaataatttttgtattagaaaTTTACCAATTTGAATTTTGCCACTCTTTTGGTCAAATCCGTCATATAAGATATTTCTAGTGTGATTTATTATACGGGAGCAAGGTTacgtaattaaaaaaaattgaaataaaaattaattttcagtcCATTCAAATTACTATGGATTGTATTAGAAGAGTAAAATAAAAGTtgatttattgattatttaaatagtcaatttgtcttttaatttgttcaaatgtaatattcGAATTATGTCATCAATTTGGTTGGAGGAAAGTTAATTAATAATGTGGTTGGAAGCAAAGTTTTTTGAGAGTATTATTGTAATTTCAGTCCATTATCATTGTCTATCCTTTCACATACTTGGAGAAACACATTTCAAACATTTGTCATTTTGTGAAAGCGTCAATTGTTTTGATTGGTATTCATAACTAAAGAAAAACACATGTTTGTTAGTTGGTCCACTGATTAAAACATGATGACCAATAGTACACACGGCTTTAGGTGggtttttattgtattttatttttattttgtgtgtaGGGGAGGGGGTTGTACACTTGTACTACTATAAATTTAAACATTGTATTTGGCATTTCCAAATTCCAACAAAATTGATTCTTTATATGAATGTGTGtccattcaattacatatttatcatttgtatattatatgtttaaaatcTCAACCTATTCGAATTCTTTGGATCATTTGAAATCAATGtcatatattttcaattaaaaaataaccacgGTTAATTTAACTCACAAAAATTGTCCAGAAGAATCaatcaaatattcattttgaGAAATTGTATACAATGCTCAAGCCCCTATACAACTAATCACAATCGCTTTATGCACCTCCTAGCTACACTCATATTTTCACTAATCTGGTTCGCCTTATCAGAGAGATTTATCTATCTTAGGGGTAAGctataactttttaaataaacacTAACTTTTTGGATAATTGTAAGCGCTTGATCTTAACACTTCTCGTTTGAGAATAGAAAGCTAATTGAGGGAACTCTGCTTCTCATAATTCCCAAGATATCCGATGCAGTTGGCCTTAAGCTTGGAGAATCCCCAAGGCAAAGAGCCGCAATGGAAGCCACAGCCTTAGCTTCATCCACCTCGTACTCCCCGGCTAGGCGCCGGTCCACCATTTCGGCAACCTTAGATTCATCCTTCAACATCGGACCAACTTTGGATATCAGTCTCACGTTACCGTCCGAAGAAACGGCTTCCAAACCCGTAATTAGCTCGAGAAGAATGACTCCGAAGCTATAAACATCGCTCTTTTTAGTTGCAATTCCGGTCCTCAAGTAGTGCGGGTCGGTGTAGCCCGGAGAACCAAACATCGTCATCCTCGTCCGGTTCGGCGGCTGAACCGTGGACGAGAATCCCACCTTGGCCGACCCGTAATCGCAGAGCTTACAGTTCAGCTCCGAATCCAACAAAATATTCGAGCCTTTAAGGTCGCCATGGACTATTTGGGGATCGCATTTCTCGTGGAGATATTCCAGGGCTTGGGCTAGCTGGAACGCTATTCCCATCCTGTTTTTCCATGGCAAAACAGAGCCTTTCCCGTGAAGCTTCTCCTGAAGCGTTCCATTCGGGACATACTCGAAAACGAGAACACCTTCTTCTACACTTTCATATCCCTCATCGGAGTAACCTAGTATTTTCACTATGTTGTCGTGTCGGATCCTCTGCAGGATTTCGAGTTCTTGTTTATACATATTGTGTAGCCGCTTGGTGCTTGTGTCAATGATTTTGATCGCTCCCAGGCTAGAATCTGGGAATTTGCCCAGATACACTGTGCTGAACCCTCCAAACGCCATTACTCGGGACCGGGAGAAATCCATTGTGAGTTTTTGGATTTCTTTCCTCGTTAGCCTCCTCGGCCCTGCTGATTCTTTCGTGTTCTTAACTGGTTTCCTCTTCCAAGACTTTAGCCCTAAGCAACCAAACGCCATGACAGAAAGCCAAACCCAGGAATGAGAACAGAGAGTTAGTGATTGATAGGTACTAAGTGGAGAGGTGGGGGTGGTTTAAAAGAGAGAGGTGGCGGTGGAGTGAGAAGTGAGGGTGGTGGGTGGATCCAGGGCGTGCGAAATAGCGGAGAAGGAGGGAAGAGAAAGAAGCCAAAATAGATAACATAAAAGAAATGTAAACAATCCGCAGTTCGATCACTAACAATTTTGTGTGTGAAAATTAATCTCACTAAAAATTTAGGATTACTGAGAGATTTTACTGTTGGTTTTAGGATGACAAGTTAGGACAAAGtaattacaattgtattaaACTCTGAACTTTCTACATGTGACCTTAGAAGGAAACTATCCAAACCACCATAAATACTGTGCCATATGAATTAGGAAAGAATCCCACTAAATCTGTCAAGAATTCTCAATTTGCCGCCTCTGAGTACCGCACTCAGCCGAGCATCGCAACTAGACTACCTACCTCAAGAGGGCTGCTCGGGCATTCGTACGCAACCCATCTACTGAAAAGCAGTAGTCGGTCAGTAAGCTCTAGATACCAAGGGCTCTCTAGGCTGGATACCCTGCTCGGGGTCTCCATCATTTACGAATCATAAGGTCTCTTTGCGTCCAAATTATACAAGTAAAGAGTAGGAACCTAAGAACTGATCGAGTAACTAATGACGAAATAAAATCACTCACAATTTATCTTCTCTAATAACTCTttgaacaaaaattttaaagccTTAGAATTAATCTGATCCTAAACtaataaacttaatatattttaaaaaaaatgtaaaagggAACAGGAGCAAAAGGAACAAAGAAACAAAGAGCCCCACCACCCACGGACAACTATACTATTTGCTTGAGACTCGTGTGGATTTGAGATCTTACACATATACTCCCTCCTTTGACcccttttatattaatttatatatgttaatttatatTATGATCGGTCGGTCAGTCACTTGTTGGAAGCCGCTCTTGGTTTATAGTTTCCCAAACCAGAGATTTTAATAGTAATAAACATTATTGgcaatatattaattatgagTACGTACGTCTCCGCGTCCATAAGATCACATCattattaatttgaattgaaGATTAGGTAATAGGTAACCATTTTAGATTTCCAccaatttataatttgttattcaattttattcaaaaataaaatcactatccatatttaattattatcctGTTCAcatttactattttaatttgtcTCTTCTTGGATGAAAAATTGAGAGAATATGCTGATAAGACTCATGACCAAAtgtaataatatgaaaaattgcatctttggtctttgagtttttttttttttttttaaatgaaaaagatTGCAATCGATCAATCACTACACtagaaataatatttgaaactcGTAGTCACTACCTCCTTTGTGACTTTAGCCgacaaaatattataaagaaataaactaGTTTAGGTTGTTTCTGTCTCTAACGAAGAAGACTAACACACAATAGTTCCTATTGGGAATCGAATTTGAAAACTTTTGATTATCAAGCCAGCTGTTTGACTAATTTGATTGAGATTGTTCccataattgttgaatttaattAAGGTAGTATTAGATTCAGTCATTATGTTATGAGTTTCATTACTCTTCATTTTTAAgtgaaaaaagtgtcaaattactCATTGAGTATGAagaataatacaattgaatcttctaattgaaaaaaaaatctgctAACtagtaaaataatatacaattaggttttaatattaactatttaataaGTTAATGGTTTTTTCAATTAAGGACCCAATTacattattcattattcattatattataatgaCCATAATGGGGTcattatgacatttttttttaattttaaaaatggtcTATAGTTTTGCATATTTAATTACTAAGTCGTGAAATTAGAATGTGAGTAATGAGTTGGgtggaaaaaataaatataaaaggtaaaaattttattattaattttttagaaaataaaattttaaccaaGCCGTTAACAGAAACAATGAAAATGTTATGGTACTGAGAACTTAGAGATTCAATGtgataacatatatataattataaaacttaAATCTACTATTATCTtacttaaaaatcaaaatcgCAATTATCCTAATGTAATATCCACTTGATAGTTGATAGGAATGGGCATGCGGAATTAGAATATAGAGAAATCATAAACCACCATTAAGCAAGTTGTTAGTACGTAGCTTTCTGCTTTTTGAGAGTAGATTAGACTGATTAGtgataataatcataatatatatatttgcaaataatatatatatttatattaacgGATTGAAGCAAAAACGTGGAAGGAGAGACGCACTTTACTGGTCAACTTTGTTCACCACTTCACCAGCCACAACGTAATCTTCCGCCCCTACCCAATGGGCCCTTCAAATCTATTTCTTTTTATGTCTGCTACTAATCAGGTTCATAGtattgggcaaattatactgttcATATAAtatgggcaaattatattattacaatatagattactaataaatattatattaaaaatttatttttatgtagtATACTAAAAACGTATATGAAATAcactaaaaaataaactttcaaaaaataaatttgtaataccCTAAAAAAGAACATTCAGAATACTAAAAATAAGTTATTTGTGTATTAGTGGTTCACTTTATAATGTGAATCATGATCCACGGTAGTATATGAActcttgatttaaaaaaaaatttcaattacgTGTTCTCAAAtttgttaaaaaagaaaaaaagagaaaagagttCTAAAGGCATTGGCACGACACGGACATCATAATTGATAAAAAGTTTTGCTAACGATTTTCTTTGAGCTAAGTAGAAGGTTCGATTCGTGTATTACGAACATCGATGATTTGAGTTTAGGTTGAATTTCTCATGTGTAAAAATGTACTATTTAGTGTGAAATCTCAAAGTTAGATGAGTAAGTTAGGAAGCGAGTTCATATAATCGAAGATATACTCCAACACAGCCGAGAAACCGATAAACTtatagttatttaaaaaaaaatgaagcacCAAACAAAGGAATGGGCATACCAAATTTCTGACAAATATTGGCGGTGGCATACGTGCAAGCAAGGGAAGAATCATGCACATAACACATTGAATTCAACCACCttataccaaaattaaaaaaaagtagaaaaaatataattgaagaaTTTTGCAGAAAAGGACATACAATTAAAACTAGTGAATATGAACCATTCCTGCTTCTGGCTGTACGTGACCTCTCTAATTTGCCTAACCACAATGAATTCGTCTTTTTCATAACAAAAATATGTTCAATGCACATACTCATACACTGACATGAAATAAACAAACATatcataaaattttcaatatttctATTAGGTTGTCACGCATATATATTATCgaaaatttcataaattaatCGATATTATTCCTACTACgcatttaattttatgaatgtaTGCTACTATGTCagacaaaaattaaaaagagttGGTGAAATTATATTTGTTGAGCATCGGCCAGATTGGCCGAGTTCATTCCGTACTTGATTCGAGATGTGGTGCTATGATTTACCATGAAAGAATGTGATTAAATGGTtgatgtccacctacttatcatcaattgattttaagtagaatatatatatgacaaccagataataaaaaattttgtggTTAAGTGTGCTTAATCTATCAATTTCGTAATAGATCATTGCACTGCTATTTTGGTACAGAACTACAAACTAGTTAGAttagttgaaataaacaaaaatgttataaaTTATTCAATATTCCTATCATTTATATAAAcgaaaatatcataaattaattcaatattcatattatgtatttgtttAGTGTATGACTATTAATgttaaacaacaaaaacatcaaatgtTAATCAATGTTACTATCACGTATATAAACAAATGACATCATAGATTAATcaatattcttaattattatgtagtcgttaaatatatgatattattgTAGACTACCAAAACTAAAAAGAGTTTCATGAAATTAATAATGAATCTAGTTGCCAATTCAAGTTTGGTAGAAGCTACGTTAGTTGAACTGTTGAAGTAGTAGTTCTTACGTAGTCGGTAGTCTTTTAATTTGCATGACCGACAACTCCACAATTGCCTATTGCTCATTCTACTTTTCAAACTCTTTTCACCTAATTTCCTCGCCCAACAAAATTATGAGAAGATAAATTGTGGACTAGTGTTGAATGTTTACCGTGGTAAATGGATGACGATGATTTGATTAGAAACAGGTCCACCATAAATCgggtaataaaaaaaaatagattgatTCGATTGACATCTCTAGCTCTACTCACCTAAATTTTATGGCACTGTTTAGTAAacaatcagcctatcagccaattttgacttatttgatcactattagttgtttggttaataagttttttgtaactctaaaatactaaaattcaaaaggctactcaaagcaacattttcaattagctttttgaggaaaaaaattatatcaaatagctatcagctaacagctaatctatcaaacaactttttacaatcagctaatattattaacaaatcatacattctaacccaaacagccaaaccaatcagccaacagccatttaccaaacagggcctatatctTTTATacatttggacatatttcacagtTAATTCACATCTCCTAAACAGCCTTAATAAGGTGCAATAGAAGTTTTCAAGATTGGTCTAAACTTCCTTTTTAGTAGTATCTCCCCCAACTTGCTTACATCCCCAACACCAATCCATCATATCATCGGAATATCTCGATATATTAGGTTCCAATCGCCTACATACAGCCGAACCATCAAAGCTTTGGTTGAATAAGAAGTTGGGCCGAGGACGGATGTTATGAAATATCGTATCCCTGTGGGTGCAATTAATAATCATGTTCAAATATGGGACGACTCGTGCCTATAATGGGTATTCTTATTAACGCTACTCTTTTAGTTGAGTTCAACATATAATATCTTCTTAgtgtgatttattttttctgtGTAATTTATGAGATattatacaaaacaaaatttatatagtatatactatTAAGTAATAATTGCTGCCAAGTAGCTTTTACCTCAATAACACCTTTATATAAATGAGAAGTTACAGGTTCGAGTCACAATAGGAATATTGATTATTTGTGTTTCATCAATAGgtaattatattgtaatagagtcaattgtttttgtttggtaAATTCGCCGGGTTTTTCTTCGTCCGTTTAACGGTTCAAGTTCCCCAGCGTTTATTCTAGGAAGCACCCGGGAgagctcacttgtcacttgagtTACCCTATTGGGTTATTTTAGTAGAGTCAAtagtatgcaaaaaaaaaaaattgatgatttttccTCATCACAaacaaaaaaggaataaaaatataagggagttcagtttttttttttttttttttttttgaggatcTAAGGGAGTTCAGTTAGGTTCAAAGAAGATTGCCAAATGCAATTTCGAAAACTTAAAGAAAAATTGACCAAAGactgatatttttattttaaaattttaataatcttATGCTTCGCACATAAAATTTGAAGCCTTGTCTAATTTTAAGCCGGTCAAATATAATTTAGATTTTGGACAATCCTAACTAAATTAGCAACACAGTTAATTTAATCATAAGGTTATAAATGTGACCTCGTGAGAGTTTATCTTAATTTCGGTTTGAATCAGTTAGCTCTGAGTAACATATGTTGGTTTACCTTGTGCCAGTTATGAATaacttaaattaaattttttttttataattcaataaactttatgtataatatactATCGAATAATAGATGCGCACTTTTTTATAAACCAAAATATGATCTGACCCACGTGACAATGTAGTCGTTCCAATGAATCCAGAGGACATATGGTGGTACGgagtataattgtataaatcATCTAACTAACACACGCATTGGGCTGGCTCGCAACCTCTACCGTTCATTGAAAGGTATAAAAGAATTGTACACGCATATTTTACTATTTCATTCTATATTTTATGATGTGTTAGATTTATCCATATTAGTCGTATGTAAGGGTGTCGAAGTAGGTTGAGATCCACCTGTTAAGGTTAAAAATTTTGGTCTACATAGAAGTGGGACCCGCATGCTAactaatattaacaatttttttttaagataatgttataattcatttttacattcttataattttaaaacattcaTACTTTTTGAATCATgttatacattattatatataaattagctAGCCTGCAATGCCTGCCAAGTGCCAACCCACATAGGGTGGGGTCGAGctaaagaaatttggcccatgGGCCATTTGACAAAAACTAAATTTCTAGTCCACATCGACAGTTCTAGTTGTGTGACAAGAGTATATATGATTGATACTAAAATTAATACATTTCAACCTAAGATTATTATGTAGTAGTGTATAGGTAACAAGATCAAATTGAATTACAGCTAAAATGAGGTTATATAATAACAGAGTAAACGAGGTAAATCACTAAATCCACACAGCATTTAATCCAGATGTTAACTGAAAAGATTGAATTATGAGGACATATGCAAATAACAgagtagcatatatatatgtatgcagtTGCAAACTTGCACTAGATAATCTATGTAACTAACATGGGTCAAAAGACTCATAATCTTTAATGTAGCCTGGTTGTTTATTTCTATTATCTGGATGGTTAAAAACTGGTTTACCCTGGCCCCTGGCAACCATTTGATGCCAGCCATCTTATGCAAGCAAAAACTAGTTCTCAATCAAAATTGAGTACAGTATTTGGTTCCAAGAATCTGGAACTCCAGCTACACACCAGTGACTGCAGTCTAACGCTCCTCCAGCGTATGTCGATGGATGTCCATCTTTTCTCAGTTGAGTGAGCAATGCGATATCGAGCAAGTATACGCTGCTTGTCATGTTTCCCAACACGTCCTTCACCACCGCTTCTCCCGGGTATCTCTCGCCTGGGAAACTCGATCCCTCTATTGGCTCGGTTTGATGCCTGCAGTCTTGTACTGCTGGCTCGTTCCATTCATTACCACTGAAAaacaccaaatgaaatatttggTCAGGAAAGTGATTCATAAGTTAGCACTCGAAGCATGCCACGTATTCTGCAgttaaccacaaggttccaagttcgaCTCTCAGTCGAAGTGGCTtattggctttcttggtttgagccagtggTCAGTTAAGAgaaacctaggctgatttatttccttgtggtcctttgctgatTAGGGTCACAAGACGGGATTTATCTAGTGCAGACTCTCGGATAGTGGCtgtgggtttccctcgtcacccaaatATGAGTGAATCATGGTTAATTCTTGAGCTTTAGGTTTGTTTTCTGAAGCCATTGGTTCATGTATAGCAGCAGGCAGTAGTATAAGAGCTTACTGATAATGAACAGCAGAAATTCCTTGAAAGAACACTTTAGTTTTGTTGGGATCAATGTTGGAGTCTACCCAATTAGACCAAGTTGTCAAAGCTATCTTGTAGGCATCCATATGATCCATATCCTTGTAGAGATTTTCCCCAACTTGAAAGTAATCCCATCTGAAACAATCATacacattcaaaaaaaaaaaatgacagcaCATCTAATCACGGTTTTTATCAAGTAAAATGCTAAGATGAAATTTACGTCTGCAAATTTCCAGTATGAATCCACCAATGATAGCTATTGAAGATCAACACATCAACATCTTCCCACTGCTTGCTCCTACTGATCGAATCTAGCTTAAGAACTCGCCCCGATTCCTCATGGATTAGGTCCACCAGGAATCCATTTTTCAAGAACGTAACATCCAGCTCATAGTCCTTTCAAAGAAGCAAGTCATCAGTATAGATATCCAGCACATTAACCGACTAAACTACAGTTAATACACTGCAGGATTAGGAGAGTTTAAGCACATATTCGTGAAagttaaatttgaaaagaaagcaAATTTCTTACAGGGAATGAAAGAATGGAACGATTTCCCTTTCTGACTAAGGTGCAATTCGAATTTGCAGCATAAAGCATGCACGCCAATGACTGCCACTGGTTATTGCTCAGCGAGTCTCCGACAAACATAATCTTTTTCCCTCTAAACATTTGCAGGAAAGCTTCCCCATTAAACCTACACCACAAGTAGTCATCAAACTGCATTTATAATCAGTTCGATCAGCTGAACCTACGTTAGATCTAATTCATATGTGCATTCAAGTAAGCCGAAACAAATTAGGAATATATGTTAACTATGGAAGGATAATATTT
It includes:
- the LOC116011109 gene encoding salt tolerance receptor-like cytoplasmic kinase 1 yields the protein MAFGCLGLKSWKRKPVKNTKESAGPRRLTRKEIQKLTMDFSRSRVMAFGGFSTVYLGKFPDSSLGAIKIIDTSTKRLHNMYKQELEILQRIRHDNIVKILGYSDEGYESVEEGVLVFEYVPNGTLQEKLHGKGSVLPWKNRMGIAFQLAQALEYLHEKCDPQIVHGDLKGSNILLDSELNCKLCDYGSAKVGFSSTVQPPNRTRMTMFGSPGYTDPHYLRTGIATKKSDVYSFGVILLELITGLEAVSSDGNVRLISKVGPMLKDESKVAEMVDRRLAGEYEVDEAKAVASIAALCLGDSPSLRPTASDILGIMRSRVPSISFLFSNEKC
- the LOC116011108 gene encoding protein trichome birefringence-like 42, which codes for MGFWSHHLRLLLLNVLLLFPSLYLVNAAGPKEQRSESSESCDFFEGSWVEDDSYPLYEDCPFIDAGLNCQKNGRPDKLYLKYRWQPTHCDLHRFNGEAFLQMFRGKKIMFVGDSLSNNQWQSLACMLYAANSNCTLVRKGNRSILSFPDYELDVTFLKNGFLVDLIHEESGRVLKLDSISRSKQWEDVDVLIFNSYHWWIHTGNLQTWDYFQVGENLYKDMDHMDAYKIALTTWSNWVDSNIDPNKTKVFFQGISAVHYHGNEWNEPAVQDCRHQTEPIEGSSFPGERYPGEAVVKDVLGNMTSSVYLLDIALLTQLRKDGHPSTYAGGALDCSHWCVAGVPDSWNQILYSILIEN